The region AAAATATCTGATTACCTTAATACATCTTCTTTGCTCAATTCAAGCCTTGTCTAGGTCAAGCAAGCTTTTATataaaaggataatatatattattattattttttaatttttttattaaactattatttcaaataaaaatcaatcattttttttttatttttaattaaaatgaACATATTTTATTTTTCAAGTAATAGGAATACTAAAATGATTAGatgtaattataaattttattatgaaattAAATCTTAAtatatgtaatttttattttttgttatgtttattatttttgaaaataaaataaattttaatgCTAAAATTATAGattttaaaataaatttaaaataattataattgatatagagttaaaataattattttttatataatatttgaCATAGATATAATAATGTTTGATACGAATAATTATTGTATAATTTTTTAtatgatatatttaaattattaatttttaaagatACGAATTTTCCGTCCGTTGGACCCACTTActtgtaaataaaaatattctaatttaatttttattttttctgATGGAAAATGATATACAGtagtatattttttttccttttttttttcctttGACAACTGGTAATTTCCATATACTAGTGTATAAGTAATtaatttcataaataaataaaagcgTATCAGAATTTCCAGCCTATAAAGGAGGAGAGAAAAAGTACACACATGAGTTGGGCCATTTAATAAAGAATTAAGCATTTCACCTAACAACCATTGGGTGTGACAGAGAGTTCACAAAAAACGATGCCTACTACTATATATAGAGAGCTTTAGAGAGAGAAGAATTTTAATGAAAAAGGACTCTGTGTGTGTGCAAGCTCTTAAGCTCTCTCATTCTCTCTCACTCTCAAAGAAAAAAATCAAAATACAATCACAAGGTGAGCCAAAGTGTATCTCTTTTTTGTTTTTGTtcgagtaataataatattgttgataaaAATTTGTTTTTTTATGTGAAAAATTTGTTCTTTTGCTTTCGGCATGCTTGATTTTTCGTTCTTTGTTTTGATTTTGTTCTTGAATGTGCTACCTGGGAATTCTTGTTTAGTTGTAAAGGTGAATCCTTTTTTCACTGAAAGTGTTACATTGATGTGTTTATTGGTTAAATGTATTATTATTGAATCTTGGTTTGTTGTTTTCCTGTTAAATGTTGAATGTGGTGTGATATGACACCAGAAGATATGACCAGTAAGGTTTTTGGGTTTTCTCATATTTTGGCTAGCTGTCTTGTCTAATCAAGGTTTTTGGCTGTGTTTGGTAGCTTAGAAAGTGAGTGAAAGAGATGGCCAAAAACCCCAAAACAAACACAAGGTTTAGACTCATTTGTTTGATTATATAATGTAACAGTTGTTTTGAAAGTTGGTAAACTCTTTACTCCACATTTATGAGTTTTCAAAGTCCTGTTTAAATATTCTAAGTTGAATAATTGATGGGGGTTTTTTCATCACTGAATTGACAGAAGAATCCCCCAAGATTAAAAGAAAAAGTTAGGCTCAAAGAGAATAAAGCTACAAAAATGATGTTCTTTCGTTTGCTGGTTTTCTaaatagttataatttttctcCTCAGAAGTGCCGTAAAAATTACTGTAGTAATGAATAAAGTTTGAGCACTTTACAGTTTTCTGCTGGTTTTCCTGTAAAAGGTAGTGAGTAGTAATCAATTTGAATCAAGCATGCcctcctttttctttttcttcttcttggtTTTTCCCTCATTTTGATTTGAAACTCTTATATTCAAATGTTTTCTCAACTTAAAAAGTTTTTACGTATACGGTCACTTAGATGATATCCAGAAACTCTGCAGATAGCAACTTGATGGATGATAATACTGCGCTCTTTATGTTCCAACAAGAGCTGCAAAAGTAGCTTAAAAGCGTGAAAAAACTGTACGTTGTTGGCTCAACATGTCAAGGCCATCACATCTTCCACCTCGCTGCCCTTTACAAAGGAAACCACCTTCTCGCCCAAGTTATAATGCAATTCCTCCAATTTCGTCAACCAGATCATTACCACAACACCACAAGTCCTTTTCTCAGAGTTCCTTATGGGAGGAGCAGCCAGATTGGTTGGACGGATTGCTGGAAGAAGATCCAGCAATGGATCACTCAAAAGGAAACTCTCATCGTCGGTCATCCAGTGATTCGATTGTTCATTTTGATGGTCTTGTTGACACTTGTTCTGCCAAAAGTGGTGAGGAAATCTCTGTGGGGAGTGAAAACTGTAGTGAATTGGAGTTGACTTCTCTATATGGTCCAAATTCTCCTCGTGGAACAAATACTCCAAGTTGCTTTGAAAATTCCACCGGGTTGGATTCACTTCTGTCCCATAATGCCAGAGACAATGCGTTGGAGTCAACTTTATATGGTCCGAATTCCCCTCGGGCAAGGGCGAATTCGAGTTTCTCAGAAAATGCCTTTGTTTCTGCTCTGTCAGAAAGTGTTCCTCAGTATTGCTTGCCATACATGGCCAGAAATTTTGGAAATTCTCACACAGTTGCTATGGGGGACTTTTGTGGTTCGGCTGCTGAGCCCAATTCTGAAACAAGCACTACAAAACGGTACGAGTTTGGCCTCTCTTTTGTTCTTTATTTGTTTTGAAGTTTTCATATATCCAAACATACCATCATTAGCagctcaaaccaagttcataaTCACAGCCCTAGTTCTTTAGCTTTGCTCGATATATCCTTACAGGGAAGGCTAGGTGTGTATTTCCATTGTCTGTATCGATATATTTTTTAATCTTGCCGCCTGCTCACGGGCAGTCCTTAAATCATGTTGCCAATACTTGTTTACATAAGCCTTATTTGCTAAAATTTCATCAGGGGACGCTAAATGCTTCTTTTCCAGACAGATTCCCTAAATCCCCTGAACTGGCAAATGTAACTCTATCCATTTAAATATACAAGTGTAGTAACAGAGACTATCCATGTAACGTGGATTTGGACAAGTTCTCGTGAATCAAATAGTCAATGTTCAAATATCAGTCACTAGAGAAAATGTTTTCTTGCTTATATCTGAAGATTGTTGAGTCCCGTACTTCATCTTTTGTGTGTGCATACTACATTATGCTTATATGTGGATGTGCAGTCATAAATTCGTGGATGCATTCTTTTTGCAGCCATGCTGGGCCACGTTCCCGGGTTCGGAAACTTCAGTATATTGCAGAATTGGAAAAAAGAGTCAACTTTTTGCAGGTATTACTCTTATAGATGAAATTCATAGTCATAAAAGAAAGCTCATTGATGATTTCCAATGTATGAAGAACAATATCTCATTTTGCAGGCTTTAGAATCAGAGTTATCTGTGAGAACTGAAGATCTGATTCAGCAACGTGCTTCTTTGTCAATGGAAAATAGCACATTAAAGCACAGAATGGCCAGATTACAGGAGGAAAAATTTGTGATGGAAGGTCGAGTCTATTTTCATTTACTGTATATTGCTTGCTTATATATAATTGATATTACGTACTGGTCTTAACTAGTTAAAATGGTCTCTTCTTTTTGGTTTTTCAGACGAATACCATTCTCTGATGAAGGAAGTTGAGAGACTGAAAATGAAGTTGGCGAATTCTCCAAGTAGCAACAAAGCTGGATCATATTTCCGGTTGAATGGAAAAACTCACGTAGATGATGGTTGGCAGAATATGTTAGACATGTCGAAACTCAATATACGctgatgatgatggtgatagtATAAATAGGAAATGCCAATGATTCTGTGCACATTAGCCAGCCAACCATGCCACATTTAGCTGAACATTTTGTCCTTGATGATATTAGGAACATAAATATGGTCACTTTTTTCACATAAAACATGAATCCAATGCGACATTTCATATTTCAGAGATGTTTATTTCATGACTAGCCCTTT is a window of Rutidosis leptorrhynchoides isolate AG116_Rl617_1_P2 unplaced genomic scaffold, CSIRO_AGI_Rlap_v1 contig124, whole genome shotgun sequence DNA encoding:
- the LOC139881190 gene encoding uncharacterized protein At4g06598-like, which encodes MSRPSHLPPRCPLQRKPPSRPSYNAIPPISSTRSLPQHHKSFSQSSLWEEQPDWLDGLLEEDPAMDHSKGNSHRRSSSDSIVHFDGLVDTCSAKSGEEISVGSENCSELELTSLYGPNSPRGTNTPSCFENSTGLDSLLSHNARDNALESTLYGPNSPRARANSSFSENAFVSALSESVPQYCLPYMARNFGNSHTVAMGDFCGSAAEPNSETSTTKRHAGPRSRVRKLQYIAELEKRVNFLQALESELSVRTEDLIQQRASLSMENSTLKHRMARLQEEKFVMEDEYHSLMKEVERLKMKLANSPSSNKAGSYFRLNGKTHVDDGWQNMLDMSKLNIR